One Phyllopteryx taeniolatus isolate TA_2022b chromosome 12, UOR_Ptae_1.2, whole genome shotgun sequence genomic window, TGGTCAATATTGTGTGGCGCAGGAGAGGTGCGgggctttcttcttctttgaaaaAGTTCCTCcgatgttttatttgttgttacAATCAAATATATGGCCCACAGGCCatagccccccgccccccgcttTCTATAGACGTGTTCAGCTTATTAAAGCAAGATGGTCATGCCGTTACTACCTGCTCAATTTCCAGTCAAGCATGCACGGCTTTCCAAAGTTTGTTCGGGGAGCAAAAATAAGCGAGCGAGGCGGCTGACGCCGACCGCGCGGAATTTTTCTCTTGCACTTCAGTTTTGTGTAAAGACGCCATTTTGTTTCTGGGTTTCGTGGAAGACGTGAGCGACTAGCAACGCATATAAAGATTGCACATAGTATGTCTGTTCTGTGTTGAATTGTAGCGACGCGGTCACAAGACCGAAACATCTCCGAGAGGTATTAAATGAACAATACGTTTATTATTGCGCTTATTAGAATTGTTCGACATCATActgagctgtttctaatatattGATTACGTTATAACTGTTGTtatacacagttgtgctccttAGTTTACATACGCTGGCAGAAGTTATGATTTCCTGgccatttttcagagaatatggaTGATAACACCAAAACGTTTTCTTTCACTTACGGTTAGTGCTCgggtgaagccatttattaCCAAACAACTGTGTTTACTCTTTTCCTGTCAATTCTTGGGCTGTCTTGTATGAAGTGCACGCTTGAGATCTCCCCAGAGTGGCTCAACGATTTTGAGGTCAGGTGACTGGGAGGGCCACTCCGGAACCTTCACTTGATTCCGCTGTAGCCAATGACAGGTCAACTTggctttgtgttttggatcatggtTATCATgttggaccttttttttttttttttccccagagagTTCCGTATTTCAGCTGAAGTCATCGGTGGGTGGGCTTTTCTTTGCATCTCCGCCAATTTTCCTGGCCGTTGtggcaaaaatgtttgttggtcCACCTGATCGTGGTTTGGTTCCAACAGAATCTCTCATTTTCCACTTCTTAATTGGAGTTTGGTCAGGGTCATTTGTGTACTTTCTGATGTCATTATGATTTCAAAGGAGTAAATGCACTTGTTTGATAATAAATGTCTTCACCCAAGCACTAACCAGGAGTGAAAgaaaaggtttgtgtgtgtgattgtttaTATTCTGtgaaaaatggccaagaaatgatcaattctgccagggtatggaAACTGAAAGTACCTCTCTGGTTTCAGTCAAAACTGAGTGCACAAAGATGTTTGAGAATTCTGGTGCATGTAATGCACCAATGATCTAAAGAAGTGCATTGTGCTGACtcaggtttgttgttgttgttgtcgtcgttgtactttttaacaacatttataTGACATTGATgagtttctgtttttttttttttttttacatttttttgctctCATTTTTACATGAGCATCAGATATATTACCCCAAACACATTCTCCAATCTAAACCGATTAATAGTTATTAATCCTGTCTAATAGTCACCACAAACTGCAGTACAACCTCGACAGTAACTGTGCAGTTCCAAGTATTATATCCATGATATCGTATTAGTTACTTGCATATTTGCCCGtgtgttattattgttttatatgaTGACTAGATgcaattttaatatatatttttgatgtgTGTGAAACAAACTGGATTACAATGGCAGTTTTAGTGTACCGGTGAATAAACCGCGTTATTGAGTAGCAGCCCTGTTGTTTTTCTGGATTTATTTCGTGTAATCACACCAACAATAATAGGATttaggtcaggactttgactaggccactgcaaagttttcgttttgtttttctgcagccattcagaggtggacttgctggcgcgttttggatcattgtcctgctgaagAGCCCAAAttcgtttcagcttgaggtcacgaacagacttcagaattcatggTTGCATTTATCACAGCAAATCTTCCCGGACCTGAAGctgcaaaacagccccagaccatcacactaccaccaccatatttcactgtttttctgaaatgcggtgttacttttacaccagatgtgataggacacacactttccaaaaagtcttggggatcatcaagatgtcttttggcaaaattgagatgaggcttaatgttcttttggctcagcagtggtttttgtctttatgtcaatatgtcaaatgttgtgtggacattaataaggaaaaatggctgcaatataacaaagagtgaaaattttaaggggtctgaaaactttcccaCCCACTGTATACTAACAACCAAAGCaatgttaatattcaaacaggATTGGGATGTACTGTGATAATTTTATATTCTTaatgtgttttaaatacaaaatggcaCCAGCCACTAAAACAGGATTGGTATTCATAAttaacatacatatttttttcaattaaatagaatacCAAAAGTTggaatactttttttcattattttactatttttttaatctaatgtATAAATAcgtttgtatttattcaattaaatcggAATTTTAAATACAAGTTGTGAAGTAAAACAAGCGTGTGTTTATACGAGTGATTTATTTAACAAGTattcttttaaatattattttacaatttttaaatatCATGTATTAATACACGCTTCTATTTGTTCTATTCAATCgcttttatatataaaaaaaaagtaaaatacaagaAAGAATCAGGTGTACATTCTCGCCAAGTCTCACCCTGCTCTCGCGAGATTTGCAAGTGTCCATGTCGGGTTCACTCGGCGAGACGATGAGCGATGGCAATAGAAAACAAAAGCGCCGGCGGTGAGGATTTCGACTCGGTCTTTTTCGACTCCCTGGAGCTGTCGTCGCCGTGCCGAGTCTTTAAAATCATCGTCATCGGAGACACCAACGTTGGGAAGACGTGTTTGACGTCCAGGTTCTGCGGCGGCTCTTTTCTGAACAACCCCGAGGCGACCATCGGCGTTGACTTCAGGGAGAGGACGCTGGAGCTCCATGGAGAAGTCGTTAAGGTAACAAGTCCACCATGCTAGCTGTCACTGACGCGGAGCTCCTTTGTCTTCGACAACTTCACCGTGATgtgattaaacaaaaacaaaaaaaacacaacttacATACTTTATTTATGAAGGTTATTAGTTTAGAAAAATTACgggttctttttaaaaaaaaaaaaaaaaaaaaaggttgaagcaGTGGAAAATGATGTAATAGCACTGCGAGCCAATGGGAGGCACTCTTCCctgttttttgttaaaaaaaatttttttaaaaacaaaagattgtTTTGAGCTATTTTCAGCCATACAGCCATTTAGAAATAAATTGTAACAGTTGAGTTTgggcagggcacaaatagacaagaaaccattcacacttactttcacacctatggacaatttgaagACTTGAACAAACAAGTttgtcaaatgtaaaatgaaGCCCCATAcctggagaacatgcagactgcacacaggagggcctgaacTAGGATTCCAACCCAGAACCTTTcacagctgtgaggcagatgtgccgtTGTTAATCAAATGCAGCCGTTTTAATGTTTGTTCCTTTGGGGCCAGTTGCAGATCTGGGACACGGCAGGCCAGGAGCGTTTCAGGAAGAGCATGGTGGAGCACTACTACCGCAGCGCGCACGCCGTCATCTTCGTGTACGACGTCACCAGCCTGGCCACCTTCCAGAGCGTCCCCGACTGGATCGAGGAGTGCGGCCGTCACGCCGTGGGGGCGCTGGCGCCACGCGTGGTGGTGGGCAACAAGTGCGACCTGCGGGACCGCCGCGAGGTGCCCACGTCGGCCGCGCAGCGCCTGGCCGACGCGCACGACATGCCCCTCTTCGAGACGTCGGCCAAGGACCCCGCCGAGAAGGAGCACGTGGACGCCATTTTCCTGACGCTGGCCTACAGGCTCAAGAGCTGCAAACCTCTGAGACTGAAGGCGCCCTCGGAGAGCGACGTCGGGCATCTGTGGAAAGCCAGACAGCAGGAAGCGCTAACCTGTCGGTGCTGATCGTGTTAGCCTCCAAACACAAGCTTCCTGTGACACTTCACAAACGGAGGGACACGTTTGCACTATATTTCTATGAAATGCCTGCACAAATATATAGGCGtggcaaatatttgttttagctTACAAAAGTACAATTGGGCGCACTTGATTGTTTTACAgttgaacctccaaagttgagcACAATCGTGACATGATTGTGTGATATTTGGGTTCATTTGTTCCATTATCAAAGTGTAACTTACTGTCTAGCTAATTTTTGAGTAGCAGTTTAACAGTATCAATTGTCTAAGCAATTGCAATTTCagcaattctattttttttttttttttttagggattaCCCttaccctgaactgttcgccagtcaAGCCCAAGTCACAGATAAACAACTATTtacacccatggacaatttagtcttcaataaacctgacatgcatgtttttggaatgctaGTGGAAGtcaagagtacccagagaaaacccacaaaagcacagggagaacatgtcaactacacacaggcggggccgggattcgaaccccggacctcagaactgtgaggcagatgtgctaaccagtcggccgccacagtagtttatttatttaaattttttttaactatttactTTACAAAATCTGTTTTTGGTACCATTTTAACAGCGTCAGTCGGCATAGAATCAGAAGGTGATCATCGGCGGGCCGGAAAACTGACATCGGACGGCAAGAAAAGTAATTCCCCTCCATACCACCAGGTGGCATAAACACCTTTAGAACAAAAAGGTACAAAAGGTAAAAACACAATGTCAATAACAAATGAAAAGGAACAATAAACACGAAACctcttttttcaaatgaactGAACTCGCTCTCcaatttaaaactttttaacATAACGCACATAAAACACTGCGTTTTGGTCACCAGTGCCAAACAAATGACAGCTAGCTAGGAGCTAAAGTAGCGGTCTAAATCTTCACTGTGCAACACAAGTAGTTGCAGATGATCCCACAGGAAGTGGAAACTTAcacaaataaattcaaaattaatCTTTGAAAGGGATATTTCCTTTGATACCGAAAGGGAAATAGGCTACTATGTTTTTCTTCCAAACGTATGCGAGCGTAACCAGCAAGAGCTAAGCTACATTCTCTCCAATGCAACGCTAGTGATAGCATGACatggtttgtttttctcttcgGTACGAACAAGCCTCGGAAGGCCGACATTCCTTCCTTTTTGGACCACCTTGAATTCCAaccaatgtctcaaaagtgacTGGCCTGGAATTTGAAGTGATTGCTGTCTCATGTGTCAACGCAAAATAAAAGTGGTGTTGATGCAGGAAGGCTGAGCTGggtttgtttcatttatttaattgcacattttcataATAGCGGTTTGAATTTGTTGCACTATATATTGcaagatactgtatatgcatgtaaaattatttctcacatgctttttttttatttgtatattatttgcCACTTGTTAACACTAGCAGTCAAACGTTGGCACACTTTTACTGCTGTTGAATGCAAAACTGTCCTAATCTTTGACGAGTGTAGTTAATGATCTACTTTttaattgttatattatttgCCACTCCTTAATGTAAGTTGTGAACATCTCCGCCCCAAAGTAAGTATCTACAGTATAGTATAATATATTATTTCATCAACGATGAAtaactataatatatatttgACCTGGATGGTACATTTACTGTTAATCTGTTAATATTCACTAAAAGAAATGTCTTGGGCATCCGGCGGTGCCAACTCACGGCCAACGCAGACATCGATAATGCTGCGTTCAAGTAACCTCGGAGGTTGTGAGTGCAATGATGTCAAAAATCGTTTTGACCTCGGGTCGATTTAACGTGTGAGTGTTTTCAAGATGTAAGTTCACCATGAGCACAACAGGAACACACAACGGACACGCGCGTGTTTGTTTTGCATATTAAATTCAAGCGCCAGATGAATAGGATGAACACAAGTGTTGTCACTGGCCTGTCGTTGTGTCCTGAATGAAGTTGCTCGTATTTACTATGAAAGAAGATCATTTTGAACACGACAAGACTTTGGTAGTACAATACAAAAGAAGGGGCGTTTTTTTGTGAGTTGTAATATGCAATCTGCGAGGAGGGCGACCCTTCGGCACACGTTCGGCGTACGCGAATGCAGCGCGATAATCGCGCCATCTGCATTCTGCGGCAGGCGTCTCCGCGGCCATGGTAACACTCCATCGTGGAGCAAACATTTGCTCTTCACGCGCGTATGACGATTGTTTTCTTGTCGCTTTTGTGGTCGCATATCCGAATATTGTCGCTATTGTTGCCGTTGTTGGGGTTTACAAAGGGCGAGGTGGCGGTTTTCGTGATTATTTATCACCACCCGGTTTGCTGTTGTGTTCCTGGCCTGGCCTGCACTGGACCGGAGGCGACGCTGTTAGCAAACAGCTAGCCAGATGATCAAGTGGGAATAAGGCAAGTGGATGGGTGTGACGTTCCAAAACGAAATGCTTTGGTTGCCCTCATCAGGCTCGGAAATATGTGCGGCTCCGCACCACAATGAGCAATCAAAAGTCAGCATGATACTATTTGTACGGGCAGATTCAGTT contains:
- the zgc:101559 gene encoding ras-related protein Rab-33B-like isoform X1: MAIENKSAGGEDFDSVFFDSLELSSPCRVFKIIVIGDTNVGKTCLTSRFCGGSFLNNPEATIGVDFRERTLELHGEVVKLQIWDTAGQERFRKSMVEHYYRSAHAVIFVYDVTSLATFQSVPDWIEECGRHAVGALAPRVVVGNKCDLRDRREVPTSAAQRLADAHDMPLFETSAKDPAEKEHVDAIFLTLAYRLKSCKPLRLKAPSESDVGHLWKARQQEALTCRC
- the zgc:101559 gene encoding ras-related protein Rab-33B-like isoform X2 → MAIENKSAGGEDFDSVFFDSLELSSPCRVFKIIVIGDTNVGKTCLTSRFCGGSFLNNPEATIGVDFRERTLELHGEVVKIWDTAGQERFRKSMVEHYYRSAHAVIFVYDVTSLATFQSVPDWIEECGRHAVGALAPRVVVGNKCDLRDRREVPTSAAQRLADAHDMPLFETSAKDPAEKEHVDAIFLTLAYRLKSCKPLRLKAPSESDVGHLWKARQQEALTCRC